CTCCTGGCAGAGCAGTTTGGAACCAAGCAACAACTGGAGGACTGTCAGATTGAGTCTTTCTGATTTCGCTCAGCCGCCCTATGTAACCAATGGCACAGATCTGAATCTTGATACTGTTTACAGTTTCTCCTTCAATCCCAGTCCCCAGAGTAGTAATGCCACTACTGCCGGAGATATTGAGATAAGGCAGTTGATTTTCCATGGGGTTGATTGGGACCTTGAAGAGATGTATACCCTTACTGTCAATGCCCAAAACGGCTCAGTTACCCGCTCTCCGAATAGAATCAATTACAGTCATAATGAAACGGTTACTCTTACAGCAAGTGCGGATGATGGATACCGGTTTTTGAATTGGAGTGGTGATGCCTCAGGGTCTTCACAGTCAATTGAAGTAACCATGGACAGGAACAGAACCATAACTGCAAACTTTGAAGAAGATGTATTCGATATGGATACTACCGGAGCGAGTGCTAATCTTGTTGGGTTGATAAACTGGACAACTGTTGCTGACGATCTGGGTTCTTCAGCTGACACGGGGAGTTCAATAATAGTCGAAAACGGGTTGAAAGCCGATCTGAATCGGGTTGCACAGCCTTCCGAAAATCAATGGCCATGGGTAAACATCACAGGTTCATTCAATGATCAGCCATTAACAGGTATGACCGCCATGAGAATCACCTACAGAAGTACAGAACCTCTTAAGGTTCACCTGGCTATGAGTGAGCTGGCTTCTGAAGGCCTGACCCATTACCATTCAATTGAAGCAACCGGTAGCGGATGGAATACGGTATATCTGAATCCATTAAGATTTCGTCAACCTGACAGAGTCGGGGATAAAGAAGATCTGGACCTGTCCTCTGTATTCTCTATGTTCTTTGAAATTGACAATAACGACTACTCAAACGATGTCAATTCAACTATAGAGATAAGTGATCTGGTTCTGTTTAACTTCGATTACGTAGGAACTATCGCTTCAACTCAAAACAGAGGGATGATACATATTACAGAACCAAGACTCACCCGCTCAGCGGTTTCTTTTACCGTAGCGGAAGGCCATAGCAGCATAACCCTGTATTCACTGGATGGTAGAAATCTGGCTACTCTCCATAACGGTTATCTCAATGCCGGAACGCACACATTAAGACTGAACGGAAGAAATCTCTCGGCCGGAATCTATCTGGTAAAAATTAATACCGGAGACAAGGTTACGGTATACAGACAGATGGTAAGGTAAGCAGATATCACACACACATCAAATGTATTTGTTTAAGAAAAGGGTGTTGCCTGTAAAGGCAGCGCCCTTTTTTTTGGGCCCCAGATGTTTGGAGCTTTACTTCGATACTTTCTACCGACTTTCCCTCCCCCGGTCCATCCGACCTTTATCATTACCGGCTGATCCTTTTTTAATGTTGGATATTACGTGTAATAAATTCGACAATCTCATCCATAGCCTCTGTAGCCTCCTTGAACATTGGTGCCAACAATGGATAACAATGTATCATATCTCTCCCTTGTCTGAATTCTATATCAACTCCCGCTTCTTTTGCTTTCAAATAGAATTTTTCTCCATCCTCAAACAATTCATCATCCATGCCGGAGTTTACGAAGATCGGAGGTAAGCCCTGTAAGTCCCCGAACAATGGCGAAATTAAGGGATCTTTTGCATTGTTATTACCAACATAATAATGACTAAAAACGGTCCATGAGTATAACGGTGCCGGTGAGACATTATTTTTTGTCCGGTAAGAATCACTTGAGCAAGTCAAATCTGTCCATGGTGAAATAGCCACTGCAGCAGCTGGTAATGAGACATTTCTCTCTTTCAAGGCAAGCAAAGAAGCCAGGCACAAGCCCCCTCCGGCAGACTCACCTGCAATTATGATATTATCCGGCTTATACCCTGAAGCCAGAAGCCACCTGTATACCGTAACAGTATCCTCCAAAGCTGCCGGAAACGGGTTTTCAGGGGCAAGCCGATATTCAAAAAGTAAATTATTTACACCGGTGGCCAGCGCGAACTTTGATATAATTCCTCTATGATCATCACATGACCCGGATACATACCCTCCCCCATGAACATACATGATAATCTTATTTGGATCAGCACCTTCCGGCATTAACCATTCGGAATGAATACCATGAATCGATTGCTTTTTGATGCTTATTTCTTCAGGTACTTTTCCAAATTTTTTTGCACCCTTCTCGCACCTTTCCCTGAATGCTGGAATGGAAGTATTCAAATCAAATATTTCTTTTTTAATCTTTCCCTGAAAGATATGTCCATTCCTGATAAGGAAATTAAATAACTTACTTTTAAAACTGGCCATAAGTCTGACTCCTTTACTTAATCCCCTTTAGTGTACAAACCAGCATTTTCACTTTCCTGTATTACTCTCTTTGCAAATTCCCACAATTCCTTTGAGGTATCTTCTATAAATTTTTTTTTTGCAATAATCTGGTCAGTTTTTAATTTATGCTTGATTATACCCTGACCTTTGGATAAAAGATGGTTCATAAGTGGTTGTAAACCATCAAGGGCTGCAGCAAACCTGGCATCAGCTGTTTCCCTCTTTTCAAATTCCTGCCATAGCGACATGAATTCTCTTTTTGTGATTTCAGGTAAAAGTCCAAAAACCCGGTTAGCGGTAGCATATTCCTTTTCTCCCTTTGTTTTATTTGCTTCGCAGTCATAAAGAAAAGTGTCTCCGGTGTCTATCTCTACGATGTCATGTATCAGCAACATCTTCAATACTCTCAATAAATCTATTTCCTTTGAATCTGAATATTCAGATAAAACAATAGCCATAAGAGCAATATGCCAGGAATGTTCCGCACTATTCTCTTGCCGTGAGCCATCGATAACTACATTTTGCCTAAATATCAATTTAAGCTTTTCAACTTCCTTAATGAACTCCATACGTTTATATAAATCTGTATTATTCAATATGTTTACCTTTCAATAATTGGTTACAGTTCTGTATATTTACATATACATTTAAAATTAATGCCTGAAAGAATGTAAAATAGCATATAGTTACATGATGTGTAAATTTCTTGAGGTTGTCAGTTTTCTACTTTGATGATAGTCGCAGTCCCGTATTAGCGTTTATCATATAATTCATAAAAATTATTATCTGATTTTAAGATTTGATTAAATTAACAGGTCTGCATTTATTTAATTTACAACCATACCCATTTTTTCATAGCTAAATTCAAGCATTTTAAAAAAAGGTACTCAAATACATTATGCCCGATTCAAATTTCACCGGCGACAAAAAACTTCCCCTTAAATCACCGCTTGCAGCTCCTGAGAGAGCATTAATAGAGTGGCTGACCCCAAGATTTACAAAACACATTGAAGGATATCACCTGACACTCATGACTATTATCTGGAGCATTGGCGCGGTTGCCTGCGGGTGGCTTGCCAGAGGACAGGTAATGTGGCTTCTGTCCGGGATAGTTTTTCAGCTTGCACAATGGTTTACAGATTCTCTTGACGGGAGTTTGGGCAGGTATCGGGACACAGGTATTCCCAAATGGGGATACTACATGGATCATTTTCTCGATTACATCTTTTTGTGTGCAGGAATTACAGGGCTTGCTATGCTTCTGGATGGAACAGACCGGTTTATGATGATGGCTGTTATGCCCATTGCTGCAGGATTTATGGTTAGTTCATATCTGGCATTTTCAAGCACCGGTCAGTTTAAAATCACCTTTCTTGGAATAGGCCCCACAGAGCTTCGTCTTTTTATGATTATAATTTACGGATTGGTGATAATGTCTGGAACGGCTATAATTTCAAAACCCTTACCCTACTTGCTGGTTTTCTTAAGTATAGGTCTTTGTGTGGTGGTGTATCGTACACAGAAATATATCTGGAAGATTGACATGTCTGATAAGGCTTCAAGAGCAGATAGTCCGAACAAAGAGTCTTCGGTAGTAAGTAGCTCTGATGTTACAGTTGGCGGATGAGATGAGAGAAAGGAGGTTTAACCCTTAAAACCTATCCTTCCTCTTCCTTATTTCCGCAAATACCGCAACTGGTGAACGGTCAACCATTTCCAGTTTTTTTCTTATGCTCTTTTCTTTGCATCTTAGAAAAGGATTGGTGGATTTTTCCAGTTTTATGCTTGAAGGAGTAGTGTAATGCCCGCTATTGAGTTTTTCTTTTTCATTACGGAGGCGCTCTGAAACGGCATAGTTATCAGGCTCTACGGTGAGAGCAAACTCCAGATTGTCAACTGTATACTCATGACCAAAATAGATTTGGGTAGTATCAGGCAAAGAGGCCAGTTTTTGCAGTGAATTATACAACTGATCAGGGCCACCCTCAAAAATACGGCCACAGCCTGCCCCAAACAGTGTATCCCCGGTAAAGAGCATTTTTTCTTCTCTGACATACCAGGCAGCCTGAGATTTTGTATGTCCTGGCACGAGTAAAGCCTCTATGGGGATGTTGCAAAATCCGATTCTGTCATGATCTGCAATAATCCTGTCTGCTCCCTTTACTCTCTTATCAGTGGCGATGATTTCACACCCTGTAGTTTCTTTGAGTTTAAGATTTCCTGCGGTGTGATCGGAGTGGTGATGAGTGCTGAGGATTGCCAGAAGTCTGAGGTTTTCCCGTTGGAGATGTTCAGATATGAGCTTTTCGTCACATGCATCGATCACAATTGCACAATTATTACACTTGAGAACATAACTGTAGTTATCCGGCGGGATCAGAATAGTATCAACCGTAATACAGTTCACGTTTACCTCATGTGCGGGTATCAGGCGGTAAATCGGGTTTTGATGCAGCCTTTACCGCGAGCTGGTCACAGCGCTCATTTTCGGGGTGCCCGTTATGCCCCCGAACCCACTGAAACACAACTTTGTGTTTATCTATGAGATTAAGTAGCCGCTCCCAAAGATCGGGATTGAGTGCTGGCTCTTTTTTGTTGCGCATCCAACCCATTGAACGCCATTTGCGCGCCCATCCTTTTTGCACTGCATTCACTATATATTGCGAATCTGTAACAATGGTCACCTCACAAGGTTCCTTGAGAGTTTCCAGTGCAATAATAGTACCCATAAGCTCCATACGGTTATTGGTTGTATTGCTGAATCCACCGGAAAGTTCCTTCTCGTGACCGTTATATCTGAGTACAACTCCGTAACCGCCTGGCCCGGGATTTCCCGAGCAGGCACCATCTGTGTAGGCTGTGATTTTTTTCATAGTTTGGTTTCAGTATCTAACGCTGAATGTAGCAATCGCTCGATGCTCTTTAAAGTCCTGGTTTAACATATCTCTACCTAAAATACTTATTGTGGAGACCCCCCAGGTCTGAAAAGAATACCCGATTTCAAAAGCGGTATTCTGAGTGACTATTCCTACTCCGGCAGATATGGTTTGAAGATTGTTTTTGACCTTATCGAGCTGCTGGTCACTCCAGTTTCTGCTGGTGTTTTTGTAGTGAGCAATGTAGGGGTAAAGATCATATTTATCATAAGAATAGCCGCCCCTAAGGATAACCGGAATGAAAAAAAGCGGAACTTCAACTCCCAAACCCGCCCCGGTATTGAAATATCTGGCCTGACTGCTGGTTGGAATATCATCGTTGGGAAAAACATAAGTATAAGGAAATGTGTACCTTCCCTCAGCAGTTAATGTCATGAACGGAAGTGTGAGAGCGGCTCCAACAGAACCGGACATCGGTGAATAAAGTTTCCCTTCATAATTACCCGTTGTTCTGCTTTGACTCTCTGTTCCATTGCGGTAAGTTTTAGTCTCCTCCACAACCTTTTCCTTGAACCTGATTGTCTGAGGAAAGACAAGGCGGGTTCCGATCCTGAACAGATCAGCATAGTTGTACATCAATCCCACCCGCATGTCGTAGCCGAAAAAATCTGTATAGATATTTTGCACTGTATCGGTTTTTATGCCCTCGTTAATGTGATCTGTGACAAGGTGGAATCGTACCTCTTCGTGGCCACTTACAATCGAAGCACTGACTCCAGCTCCCAGATTAGGTGCAACCTGAACACCAAAGCCCCCGCTCCACATATTCAAACCGCCAAAAACCGAATATTTCTGATCCAGTACAACTTCAGAATTGCCTCTCCGAACAGTTCCCCTATAACTGGAGATATCATCGAATGCAAAGGGATTGTGATAAGCTGCTGCCATTGTAAAGCCACCCTGAACAGTGGGAATTGCAGCCATTAAACCAATATTGTTGAGTTTCATTCTTTCGTGGTAATCGTTTTCTCTATACCCGCTTAGATCAGAGCTGATATTTGTCCTGTGCCCGTCAAGAGACATCTGAAACTCCCGTACCGGTAAAAACGCCAGCCCGGCAGGATTCCAGTACAGTGCTGTCAGGTCATTTGAAACAGCTGTATAGTTATTGGCAAGCGAAAAAGCTCTTGCCCCAACACCATGAGCAGTTCCGGTGCGCGGAAATACAGGGGCAGCAACACAAACAGAAACAAAAGCAATAACCAAAAGGCTAACCAATACAGTTCTTTTCATCAAAATCTCCTGGGGTTACGGCGCCTGACCGGTTCTGAATCTTCTTTTTTATCCGAGGAATCTGAATCTCCCGATGAGGCTGATCCAGTGGAGGTGGCTGATTCCCTTTCAACCGGTCTTGTAGGATTATCTGTTCTAATAAGCGGAGCCGGGCTCACCGGAGTCCCAGTACCAGTACCGGAACTCTCACTCTGCACAGGTTCAGCACCCTGTAGGCCTGAGGTTGAAGATCTGCGGGCTGGTCTGTGAGATGAGGTGTCACTTTCAGGTGGAATCGTTCCGTCAGTGGGCGGAGGACTTACCCCGACATATCTGCAGGTGCGTGTGCGGTAATCGAAATAGTAGTAAGGTGGGCAGATATCATAATCGCGGAAATAGGGGCTTGTTCTATACCACCAGGGAAGATTATTAAAGTGATACCAATCTTTTGAATAATTTGACCTGAAACATCTTAGCCTTGGAAAACCCGCCAGATCCCTTTCCCATACACAAATTTCACGATCTCTCCGCTCAACGGTATCAACCCTGTGTATAACTCTTACAGTATCACCTGTTTCAGGATCAATCATGGTGTACTGCTTCTTAGGTATAAGCTCCCTGTCCATGGTCGCAAACTGAGTGTAACATCCATTGAGAAATATCAACAACAGACCAGAGAATACAAATACACCTATTTTCATTTATTTAATGCTCCTGTTTAATTTTGAGAGCCCCACCCTATCTATAAATATAGACACAGTTTATCTTAAAAAGCCAAAAATCTGAAATTTAATACAGTGCATACATTTTTACTACGTCTGTTCAGAGCTGCTTATTTAAGGGCTTATAATTTTCAACAATTCTGCTCATTATCTCTGTTAGACCACTCTGCCAAAATAATGTTACAGATTGTAAAATTTTTCTTACAAGCGGAAGGTTCGTGTGATATACATATTAAACCGATTATCATTGGGGAGAAATAAAACACCTTAAGAAGAACCTTCATTGATCATAGAAAGAAATGTTTCAGATCTTTCATATTCGATAAAAAAGTCGGTTTGCAAACGCTCCAGGTCTGATTCATCTATGGGAAACCCTGAGTTGACAAAAATCTCCCACAGTCTCTCATCATACACAGGCACCACCGCTCTGCCGGAGTTACCGGTTTCCGTAAGATGACACAGAAGATCAGCAAGTGTGATAATTGCCACAAAATCCTGTTCTTTCTTTGACTCCCATGGCTGGTGGTGATGAAGTATTGTTTCAGAAATCATGGAAGGCAGATTCCATTTCTCGGCCAGCCAGGCTCCGATCCTGCCATGCCCTATTCCTAAAATTTCTTTCTCGGCATCTTCAAGTGAGCTCTCCTGTGCTTTTTGAAGGATTTCAAGAAAGTCTTTATTGAAGTACTGGTTAAGCACCACTTTTCCTATATCATGAAGCAGACCGGCCACAAAAGCCTCTCCGGCATACCTTGACTGAGTATTCCTTGCAACCATTCGCGCGGCAATACCACAGGCAACAGAGTGTTCCCAGAATCTTACGATATCAAAACTGTTGCTATCGGATGATTTTTTAAAGACATCAAAAACAGATAACCACAGCCCCATGTCTTTGACAGTGTTGAAACCCAGAACGACAATGGCCATGTTTACAGTTGATATTTCTCTTGAAAACCCGTAATATGCACTGTTTGCAAGCTTGAGGATTTTTGCAGTGAGCGCCTGGTCTGTAGAGATTAGCCTGGCGAGTGTGGAGGCTGATGTACGCGGGTTATCAATCATCTCAAGCATCTTTGATACCACTGTAGGAAGGGTTGGCAGACCGATGATACTTTGAGTGATTCTTTTGATTCGGGCTGAATCGTGCTGTCTTACTACGTGTTTGGAATTATCTGAATTCATAACTTATTCTCATTAAAATTGGTAGTATAGCGGGCTAAGCCTGCAGATCAACAAAGAAGCCCTCATCTGACCTTGATTTTTTTCCTTTGTTATGCTTACTGCTGTCCTTTTTGTTTTTTGCGGACTTTTTTCCTGATTTTTCCTCTTTTTTTCTATCTTTTGGATCAATCCTTTTACCTTCTGATTTTTCAGGAGCAACAGGAACCTTTATACGGTTATGAAGTTCATCCCGGGCGATTTGTGAATTCTGTCCCTGAAAAACCAACGGGGCACGCTGGCTCTCGGATTGGTTTCTTTCAAACTGAGGTACATTGTTAATAGATATATGAACATCAACCCCACTCATATCCCCTCATTTTCTCTTCAGGCATTTATCTTTTGTAGAAGTTTTGATCTGAGTTTTAGAACAGCTTTGGAGTGTATCTGACTGACTCTTGATTCCGTCAGTTCAAGCACCACCCCGATTTCCTTCAGTGTCAGCTCTTCGTAGTGATATAACGCCACGACCAGTTTTTCTTTTTCCTGGAGATTTGCGATTGCTTCCTTGAGAATATTTTTAACTTCTGAGAACCCGAGTTCTTTAAGCGGATTGTCCCCTCCGGGATCTTCGATTGTATCGATTATTCTCAACTCTTTGGCATCCGACCCCCTGTCAGGCATTGCCTCTTCGAGTGATATAAGAGTCGTGGGAGTCACTTCGGAGAGAAGATTTTCATACTCTCCCATCGATATACCCAACTCTTTACACACCTCATCATCATATGGCATTCGGCCCAGTTCATTTTCAAGCTTTGAAAAGGTGCGCTGGAGATCTCTTGATTTCTGACGCACGGAACGGGGAACCCAGTCCAGGGCTCTGAGTTCATCAAGAACAGCCCCCCGGATTTTATGTCCCGCATAGGTCTCAAACTTAAAACCCCGACCGGGATCAAATGTCTCAACCGCTTTTATCAGCCCCATAGTACCGGAGCTTAAAAGATCATCACGATCGACAGATGAGGGCATGTTCACTGCCAGACGCTGAGTAATGTATTTAACAAGATGAGCATACTCAAGGAGCAGCTTATCTTTTGCCAATTTTGAACCAGTCTCTTTGAACTCACGCCATAAATTTTCAAGACTTGACATTGTAACCTCTTATCAATAATTTCAGCACTTGCAAAACAAAATAACCTTTTTGCTTTCTAAGCCGAATCTGCACTTTATTTCCTCTTTTTTCCTTTATCTTCCCCGCTGTTGTCTTTTTCTTCCCTTGCAGCATCAGCCATCTCTGCCAGTATCGGATCATTCTGAACCTGCTGATTATGAATATGCTGCAGCAATCCCCCTTCAAGCAAATTCATCGGGTCATTGGGTATATCATCAATTACACCTTTTAATAGTACATCTGCAATTACAAACCCGCAAAACCAAAACAGTGAAGCTGCGAAGAAGCTTTTTATCAAAGCTGAAAACATCACAGATGTATCCAACAGGTTTGAAAAATCAATACTTATCAAAAGCGTTATAAAAAAGGCACTTCCTGCCAAAATAGTTGAAATACGCTTTATCCAAACAACCATTTCTCACCTTCTCCGCAACAAATTGTTGACCGTTTACTCTTTTGTACTTACCCCTGACCACATACGGGCAAAGAAACTCTCCCTTTTTGAGTCTGGTAACCCGGAGATCTTTCTTGCCAGTGAACCCACCCTTATAACATACCTGTTATTGGGGTGCTCTTTCAACAATAATTTCTGAGCGTGTACATTACGTTTAACTTCCCGCTCAGTACAAAGTACAGATGCCAGCTCAAGGGGCTTTTTCAAGAATTTTACCACTAAAGCATTGAGCCTGTCAAATGTTTCGATACCCTGCCTGTCAGAAGATACCATATTCACAATGACCGATATTTTTTTATTCCCTTTTTCATAGAGCACTTTCACCATTGCATACGCATCGGCCAGCGAAGTAGGTTCAGGAGTCATAACCAGAAGGGCTGTATCTGCGTTAGATGCAAAATGGGTAACAACACTCCCGATCCCAGCTCCGGTATCGATTAAAAGGTAATCATATTTCTGTTCCAGACGCATAAAGTCCAGTCTGAGTCGCTCCAGACGCCCCGTGTCGATATTGGCAAGTGCTTCAAGCCCGGAAGCTCCCGGGATAAGATCAAGATTACCCGGAGCAGTTACAATTACATCCTCTATGGAACACTCACCAGAGACAACGTCAGAGATTGTTTTTTTGGGTGCGAGGCCAAGCAGTATGTGTACATTTGCAAGCCCCAGATCAGCATCAAGAAGAAGCACCTTTTTTCTTAGCTTAGATAAGGAAGCTGCCAGTGCCAGCGAGAATGTGGTCTTTCCCACTCCCCCTTTGCCACTGGTAACGGCAAAACTTCTGCAATGAGATCTGCTATACTCCTGAGCCGGATTATGCCTCTGAAGATCTCTGTTTTTTACTATATCACGCAGCTTTTGTGCCTGATCGTTCACAGGGTACGTCCTTCCATCAAGCGCTGAACAAATTTACCCGGCTGTGCAAGCTCAATATCATCGGGTACACTCTGCCCGAATGTGAAATAGGAAAGCGCAATCCTGCTCTCACTAACCACATTGTAAATATTACCTAAACGCACTGTTTCATCAAGTTTTGTAAACAAAAGGCGGTTAATTCCCAGTGAACGGTACAGCCTGATATTTTCCAGAAGATCAGAGTCCTTTGTGGTTGCACTGAGCACAAGGTGAGTTTCATCCGGATGAAGAACAGAGATAAGATTTTTAAGGTCTTCCATGTGCTCGCTGTTTCTCTGACTTCTCCCTGCAGTGTCCACAAATACTACTTCATCGTTACCACAACTCTTAAGAGCCCCGTCAATCTCTTCGGGAGAGAAAACCACCTGCAGACCGATTTTCACAATATCAGCAAACATACGAATCTGCTCTATTGCCGCGATCCTGTAGGTGTCTGCGGTAATGATTGAGACCCTTTTACCTTTGTTAAGACAGCAGTGCGCAGCAAGTTTGGCGAGAGTAGTTGTTTTCCCCGCACCCGTAGGCCCCACAAAGGCCACTACAATCGGAGCATTCCTCTTCAGCTTAAGAGGACCGGAAACGGGAAACTGGCTGCTGAGAGCAGAAACGAGCTTTTTCTCCAGATCGATTTCTGGCAGGAAATTCTCTCCCTGTATGGAGCAGATAAGTTTTTTTGCCAGCGATTCCTTAACCTCTGAGTCTGTAAGCCTTTTCAGGACCGCTTCCCACCCAGGGGACAACTCTTCACTCCCCTCTGAAACAGATTGCCGCGGAGCAGAGTGGAGAATAGATGTAACAAGTTCTTTGAGTTCTTTTACATTCTCCTTGAGTGCAAGAATCTCCTCTTTGCTGTCCACTTCGTTTGTATTCCCGGAGGCGGCAACCTCCGTGGGCACAACGGAAGATTTGGTGCTGTTTGCGGGGACATGTTCGTTTCTGTAACTTCTCTTTTCTGGTATCGAAAGTGAAGGCATAGCAGGTTCTGGTTTTTTCGCTGAAGAACGGGGCCTGTTATACACACCAAGATCATTCATTTGCAGAGGCGGAAATACAGTTTGTCTTTTCGCAGCCTCATCATCCACAGCTGCGGTGACCTCTATCTCATCCTGTCCGGCAATGCCGAAGACTTTTTTAGGAAGTTTTCTTGTCTTAAGGATGATAGCCTCTTCCCCAAGTTCTTCCTTGATCTGAAGCAGCGCTTCACGCATGCTTTTCGCGGTATATTTTTTAATTCTCATTTCACCCCTGCTTCTTCATTTACTGCTGATACTGTTTCTCATCAAGCGATATCATGCCCATAGAACGGATCTCAACTCCGGGGACAATCTCATTGTACGACAACACTACCAGTTCTCTGAAATTTGTTTCAGTGAGTCGTTTAAGCTGAGAACGTATGGTAGGAGAGCAAATTACCATAGGGATCTCCCCGGTACGCTTAACTATTTCCACCTGCTCTGCAACCGCTTCCAGAACTCTGCTGATATCGGTTGGGGCCAAGGCGAATCTCATCCCCCCGTCACCCTCCTGTATCGCCCCTTCGAGACGAGCCTCCAGGTTTGGATCCATAGTTATAACCGGTATAACTCCATCATCATTTTTATACACTTCACAGATCTGTGCGGCAAGGGCATTTCTCACGTATTCGGTAAGTATATCGGGATTTTTTGTTCTTGGTGCCACATCTGCCAGCGTTTCCAGTATAAGGATCAGATCCCTCACAGACACCTTCTCACGAAGCAGGTTCTGAAGCACCTTATGCACCTCTCCGACACTAAGTAGATTAGGGATCAGCTCCTCCACCACGGTGGCGCTGTGTTCCTTAACATTGTCTATTAACAGGCGTACATCCTGCCTTGTGATCAGTTCGTGACCATGCATCTTGATCACCTCAGTGAGATGAGTTGCAAGCACAGCGGGAAGTTCAACCACCGTATACCCGCACATCTCAGCATCCTCTTTCTGACTTTCTGTTATCCAGAGTGCAGGAAGTCCGAATGCCGGTTCCACCGTGGGAACACCCCTTATGGTCTTTGTTACAGTACCGGGATCCATTGCCAGATATGCCCCGCTCATCAACTCACCCTGCCCCACCGCAATGGTACGGATTTTTATTCTATACTCATTTGACTTAATCTGAATATTGTCTCTTATTCGAATAGGTGGAATAATTATCCCAAGCTCAGTTGCCAGCTGACGGCGAATCATGGTAATACGGTCAAGAAGATCCCCTCCCTGCTTGGCATCGACAAGAGGTATCAACCCGTATCCGATCTCAAGTTCCATCGGATCCACATGGAGATAGTCCTCCACCCGCTCCTCTTTGGGTTCAGTTGGTTCCGGTGGTTTCTCAAGTTCTTTTTTCTCCTCCTTTATCCGTTGTATCCCCATGTAGGCGCCCGCAAAGGAAACTGTACTCAGCAGGATAAAGGGTAGTTTGGGAAACCCGGGAATCATGGCAAAGAACAGCATCATCCCCCCGGCAACTCCCAGAACGCGGGGTTTTGAGAACAGCTGAGTTGTGATTTCCTGTCCCAGATCATGTTGTGAAGCGGCGCGGCTGACCAGAATACCAGCACCGGTCGAGATCATCAGAGCCGGAATCTGTGAAACCAAACCATCCCCAATACTTAAAATAGTGTAGGTGGAAATTGA
Above is a genomic segment from Chitinispirillum alkaliphilum containing:
- a CDS encoding 6-hexanolactone hydrolase, with the translated sequence MASFKSKLFNFLIRNGHIFQGKIKKEIFDLNTSIPAFRERCEKGAKKFGKVPEEISIKKQSIHGIHSEWLMPEGADPNKIIMYVHGGGYVSGSCDDHRGIISKFALATGVNNLLFEYRLAPENPFPAALEDTVTVYRWLLASGYKPDNIIIAGESAGGGLCLASLLALKERNVSLPAAAVAISPWTDLTCSSDSYRTKNNVSPAPLYSWTVFSHYYVGNNNAKDPLISPLFGDLQGLPPIFVNSGMDDELFEDGEKFYLKAKEAGVDIEFRQGRDMIHCYPLLAPMFKEATEAMDEIVEFITRNIQH
- a CDS encoding Metal dependent phosphohydrolase, which gives rise to MEFIKEVEKLKLIFRQNVVIDGSRQENSAEHSWHIALMAIVLSEYSDSKEIDLLRVLKMLLIHDIVEIDTGDTFLYDCEANKTKGEKEYATANRVFGLLPEITKREFMSLWQEFEKRETADARFAAALDGLQPLMNHLLSKGQGIIKHKLKTDQIIAKKKFIEDTSKELWEFAKRVIQESENAGLYTKGD
- a CDS encoding Hydroxyacylglutathione hydrolase, whose translation is MNCITVDTILIPPDNYSYVLKCNNCAIVIDACDEKLISEHLQRENLRLLAILSTHHHSDHTAGNLKLKETTGCEIIATDKRVKGADRIIADHDRIGFCNIPIEALLVPGHTKSQAAWYVREEKMLFTGDTLFGAGCGRIFEGGPDQLYNSLQKLASLPDTTQIYFGHEYTVDNLEFALTVEPDNYAVSERLRNEKEKLNSGHYTTPSSIKLEKSTNPFLRCKEKSIRKKLEMVDRSPVAVFAEIRKRKDRF
- a CDS encoding Ribonuclease HI, with product MKKITAYTDGACSGNPGPGGYGVVLRYNGHEKELSGGFSNTTNNRMELMGTIIALETLKEPCEVTIVTDSQYIVNAVQKGWARKWRSMGWMRNKKEPALNPDLWERLLNLIDKHKVVFQWVRGHNGHPENERCDQLAVKAASKPDLPPDTRT
- a CDS encoding metal dependent phosphohydrolase gives rise to the protein MNSDNSKHVVRQHDSARIKRITQSIIGLPTLPTVVSKMLEMIDNPRTSASTLARLISTDQALTAKILKLANSAYYGFSREISTVNMAIVVLGFNTVKDMGLWLSVFDVFKKSSDSNSFDIVRFWEHSVACGIAARMVARNTQSRYAGEAFVAGLLHDIGKVVLNQYFNKDFLEILQKAQESSLEDAEKEILGIGHGRIGAWLAEKWNLPSMISETILHHHQPWESKKEQDFVAIITLADLLCHLTETGNSGRAVVPVYDERLWEIFVNSGFPIDESDLERLQTDFFIEYERSETFLSMINEGSS
- a CDS encoding RNA polymerase sigma factor for flagellar operon; the protein is MSSLENLWREFKETGSKLAKDKLLLEYAHLVKYITQRLAVNMPSSVDRDDLLSSGTMGLIKAVETFDPGRGFKFETYAGHKIRGAVLDELRALDWVPRSVRQKSRDLQRTFSKLENELGRMPYDDEVCKELGISMGEYENLLSEVTPTTLISLEEAMPDRGSDAKELRIIDTIEDPGGDNPLKELGFSEVKNILKEAIANLQEKEKLVVALYHYEELTLKEIGVVLELTESRVSQIHSKAVLKLRSKLLQKINA
- a CDS encoding Flagellar synthesis regulator FleN, producing MNDQAQKLRDIVKNRDLQRHNPAQEYSRSHCRSFAVTSGKGGVGKTTFSLALAASLSKLRKKVLLLDADLGLANVHILLGLAPKKTISDVVSGECSIEDVIVTAPGNLDLIPGASGLEALANIDTGRLERLRLDFMRLEQKYDYLLIDTGAGIGSVVTHFASNADTALLVMTPEPTSLADAYAMVKVLYEKGNKKISVIVNMVSSDRQGIETFDRLNALVVKFLKKPLELASVLCTEREVKRNVHAQKLLLKEHPNNRYVIRVGSLARKISGLPDSKRESFFARMWSGVSTKE